The following are encoded in a window of Roseimaritima ulvae genomic DNA:
- a CDS encoding response regulator, with translation MTLRFGQSCPTCGRRIEVRLELLGRSVACPHCHAEFIASERQTPQPSSDEALMDRVERALRRSGAVVPVK, from the coding sequence ATGACATTGCGATTCGGTCAGTCTTGTCCTACCTGTGGAAGACGCATTGAAGTTCGGCTGGAATTACTGGGCCGATCGGTGGCTTGCCCCCACTGTCACGCCGAGTTTATTGCCAGCGAACGTCAGACTCCCCAACCTTCATCGGATGAGGCGTTGATGGATCGAGTGGAACGGGCGCTGCGTCGCTCTGGCGCCGTGGTCCCGGTCAAGTAG
- the aroA gene encoding 3-phosphoshikimate 1-carboxyvinyltransferase yields the protein MNSQATSTTVTVQPGGPVSGTIRPPGSKSLTNRALLCAAVSESPCTLRGALRSEDTAVMLGGLQQLGVDIESSDGGRTLAVDGSACRPQHADEPAELYIANSGTTVRFLTAWLSALGGDYRLHGVPRMHERPIGELLDAISAVLDGTIRAESPGGCPPVRIHSRGWRGGEITVRGNVSSQYLSGLLMAAPLAQTDVCIRVEGALVSQPYVQMTCQVLRSFGVPIEAAQSLQQFRIPAGSQYRLSQYDIEPDASAASYFWAAAAITAGRVRVEGLTADALQGDVGFVDVLAQMGCTVQDDGTAIEVTGGPLRGVDVDMNAISDTVQTLAVVALFAEGPTRVRGVAHNRFKETDRIADLACELRKLGAVVSETEDGLQIEPLTAAQQQTFAGARLDTYHDHRMAMSLSLVGLRLSGVQIQNPSCTAKTYPEYFADLESLLRRPHHWRTT from the coding sequence TTGAACAGCCAAGCTACCTCGACCACCGTTACCGTTCAGCCAGGCGGCCCCGTGTCGGGCACGATTCGCCCCCCCGGCTCCAAGAGTCTGACGAATCGCGCGCTGTTATGCGCGGCGGTCAGCGAGTCGCCCTGTACGCTCCGCGGCGCCCTCCGCAGCGAAGACACCGCCGTGATGCTCGGCGGCCTGCAGCAGTTGGGCGTGGACATCGAATCCTCCGATGGCGGCCGCACCTTGGCGGTCGATGGCTCCGCTTGCCGCCCCCAGCACGCCGACGAACCGGCCGAGCTGTACATTGCCAACAGCGGCACCACCGTCCGCTTCTTGACCGCTTGGTTGTCGGCATTGGGCGGCGATTATCGTTTGCACGGCGTGCCCCGCATGCACGAGCGGCCGATCGGCGAACTGCTCGACGCCATCAGCGCCGTCCTGGACGGGACGATCCGGGCCGAATCGCCCGGCGGCTGCCCCCCGGTACGGATCCACAGCCGCGGTTGGCGAGGCGGAGAAATCACGGTGCGGGGCAATGTGAGCAGCCAGTATCTGAGCGGATTGCTGATGGCCGCCCCCTTGGCTCAAACCGATGTCTGCATCCGCGTGGAAGGCGCCTTGGTGTCGCAGCCCTACGTGCAAATGACCTGCCAAGTATTGCGCAGTTTCGGCGTGCCCATCGAAGCCGCCCAGAGCCTACAGCAATTCCGCATCCCCGCCGGCTCGCAGTACCGCCTGTCCCAATACGATATCGAACCCGACGCCTCGGCGGCCAGCTACTTCTGGGCCGCCGCGGCCATCACCGCAGGCCGGGTGCGGGTCGAAGGGCTGACGGCCGATGCGCTGCAAGGAGACGTGGGCTTTGTCGACGTATTGGCCCAGATGGGCTGCACCGTGCAGGATGACGGGACGGCGATCGAAGTCACCGGCGGACCGCTGCGAGGCGTGGACGTGGACATGAATGCGATCAGCGACACGGTGCAAACCCTGGCGGTGGTCGCCCTGTTTGCCGAGGGCCCCACGCGGGTTCGCGGGGTCGCCCACAACCGTTTCAAAGAAACCGATCGCATCGCCGACCTGGCTTGCGAATTGCGGAAATTAGGGGCCGTGGTGAGCGAAACCGAAGACGGTTTGCAGATCGAACCGTTGACGGCCGCACAACAGCAAACTTTTGCCGGGGCCAGACTGGACACTTATCACGACCACCGGATGGCGATGAGCTTATCGCTGGTGGGGTTAAGACTTTCCGGAGTGCAGATACAGAATCCCTCCTGTACTGCAAAAACCTATCCGGAATATTTCGCCGACCTGGAATCGCTGCTGAGGCGACCCCATCACTGGCGAACTACTTGA
- a CDS encoding ATP-binding protein — MANSSSDVTNSGDPKLDALIARINGLSGKPAPAAAPRNTPPAAPSPSAPPARPAARTPAARPAPPAAPAAAVRGVPAPPSSAPAANAPGANTRVANSQAANTQAAPAQAAPPVPAASVGENVPLPLGFQPTRDEPWRPVEPVSLEDNQISDSLLEQIIMRFVLNNGESEGRRIADQVKLPFRMVEPILTRLKMEQQVAYRSATATGDYVYVLTETGRAAARNHVQDCTYYGACPVRLPEYIASVKYQTIEGQRPQKKDLERAFSDLLINPRMLDRLGPAVNSGRGMFLFGFPGNGKTSIAERVTAAFGKYIWIPRAVDIDGDIMRVFDPMNHELDMPQGDSGLLDQGGYDKRWVRIRRPTLVAGGELTMEMLEVQGNPESGISEAPLQLKSNCGTLLIDDFGRQKMSVDQLLNRWIVPLEKRYDFLNMSSGKKIQVPFDQLVIFSTNLEPKDLVDDAFLRRIPYKIEVSNPAESDFRKLFEIMCKVLKIPYAAEPIDYLIATHYLPVKRPFRNCQPRDLLLQVRNYCLYHGLEVELKNEYFDFAVDNYFSVM; from the coding sequence ATGGCCAATTCTTCATCGGATGTCACGAACAGCGGTGACCCGAAACTGGACGCTTTAATTGCCCGCATCAATGGTTTGAGTGGTAAACCTGCGCCCGCAGCGGCGCCCCGCAACACCCCTCCGGCAGCTCCGTCACCCTCAGCCCCGCCGGCCCGCCCGGCCGCGCGGACTCCAGCGGCTCGTCCCGCCCCTCCTGCGGCCCCGGCCGCCGCGGTTCGCGGTGTGCCCGCCCCACCGTCCTCCGCTCCGGCCGCCAATGCTCCGGGCGCCAACACCCGGGTCGCCAATTCGCAGGCCGCCAATACTCAGGCGGCTCCAGCCCAGGCCGCTCCCCCTGTTCCGGCTGCATCGGTAGGTGAGAACGTGCCCTTGCCGCTTGGTTTCCAGCCCACCCGCGACGAACCGTGGCGCCCCGTCGAGCCGGTGTCGTTGGAAGATAACCAGATCAGTGATTCACTGCTGGAACAGATCATTATGCGGTTTGTGCTCAACAACGGCGAATCGGAAGGCCGCCGCATCGCCGATCAAGTCAAACTGCCGTTTCGGATGGTCGAGCCAATTTTGACACGGCTGAAAATGGAGCAGCAGGTAGCCTACCGTTCGGCGACCGCGACCGGGGACTATGTGTATGTGCTGACCGAGACGGGGCGTGCGGCGGCCCGCAACCACGTTCAGGACTGCACCTACTACGGGGCCTGTCCGGTGCGTTTGCCCGAATACATCGCCAGCGTCAAATATCAGACTATCGAGGGCCAACGACCGCAGAAGAAGGATTTGGAACGCGCGTTTAGCGATTTATTGATCAATCCCAGGATGCTCGATCGACTCGGGCCTGCGGTCAACAGCGGGCGCGGGATGTTTCTGTTCGGTTTTCCCGGTAACGGTAAAACCAGTATTGCCGAACGCGTCACGGCGGCTTTTGGAAAGTACATTTGGATTCCGAGGGCGGTGGATATCGACGGCGATATCATGCGCGTGTTCGACCCCATGAACCACGAACTGGATATGCCGCAAGGCGATTCCGGGTTGTTGGATCAGGGGGGCTACGACAAGCGTTGGGTTCGCATCCGCCGTCCCACCCTGGTCGCCGGTGGTGAGTTGACGATGGAGATGCTTGAGGTTCAGGGGAATCCGGAAAGCGGCATTAGTGAGGCTCCGTTGCAACTGAAGAGTAACTGCGGGACGTTGTTGATCGACGACTTCGGGCGTCAGAAGATGAGTGTCGATCAGTTGCTGAATCGGTGGATTGTGCCGCTGGAAAAACGCTATGACTTCTTGAATATGTCCAGCGGTAAAAAGATCCAAGTGCCGTTTGACCAGTTGGTGATTTTTAGCACCAACCTGGAACCCAAAGATTTGGTCGACGACGCTTTCCTGCGTCGTATCCCCTATAAGATCGAAGTCAGCAATCCGGCGGAAAGCGACTTTCGCAAGTTGTTCGAAATCATGTGCAAGGTGCTGAAAATTCCTTATGCCGCCGAGCCGATCGATTACTTGATCGCGACTCACTACCTGCCCGTCAAGCGTCCTTTCCGCAACTGCCAGCCGCGTGACCTGCTGCTGCAGGTGCGGAACTATTGCCTGTATCACGGTTTGGAAGTGGAACTGAAAAACGAGTACTTCGACTTCGCCGTCGATAATTACTTCTCGGTGATGTAG
- a CDS encoding DMT family transporter: protein MLPLAASLLFVFGLIAIKRTTQAGGGPWTVTLLANVWAAILFSPLWFLGGTLQPLHLFWQPAVIAVLFILGQLLTFYAVSKGDVSVAAPILGLKVIMVAVLATVLTSDQLSPIVWAAAAIATLGIALVQWSTRRPAGSAGDPSSHGPGWTILFATLSACSFALFDVLVQRWAPAWGSGRFLPLVFWMVALLSLGFLPFWTPTALRDPKVRPYLLIGTLLIALQAICIVFALSQFGDATRVNVVYALRGMWGVALAWAIAVRWGGSEADHSPQVMLTRLAGAALLTAAVVMVVRGG, encoded by the coding sequence TTGCTACCACTGGCCGCCAGCTTGTTGTTTGTGTTCGGTTTGATCGCCATCAAACGAACCACGCAGGCGGGCGGGGGTCCGTGGACGGTTACGCTATTGGCCAACGTTTGGGCGGCGATCCTATTTTCCCCCCTGTGGTTCCTGGGAGGCACGTTGCAACCGCTGCACCTGTTTTGGCAACCAGCGGTGATCGCCGTACTGTTTATTTTGGGGCAATTGCTGACGTTTTATGCGGTATCCAAGGGCGACGTTTCCGTGGCCGCTCCCATCCTGGGCTTGAAAGTCATCATGGTCGCGGTGTTGGCCACCGTGCTGACCTCCGACCAGCTCTCGCCGATCGTGTGGGCGGCCGCGGCAATCGCCACGCTCGGCATCGCCTTGGTGCAATGGTCCACCCGGCGACCCGCGGGCTCGGCAGGAGATCCGTCGAGCCATGGACCGGGATGGACGATCCTCTTCGCGACGCTCTCGGCCTGTTCCTTTGCTCTGTTTGATGTGCTGGTCCAACGCTGGGCACCGGCCTGGGGATCGGGCCGCTTTTTACCGCTGGTGTTCTGGATGGTCGCCTTGTTATCGCTGGGCTTCTTGCCGTTCTGGACGCCTACGGCGCTCCGCGACCCAAAGGTTCGGCCCTATCTATTGATCGGTACGTTGTTGATCGCCTTACAAGCGATTTGCATCGTATTCGCTTTGTCGCAGTTCGGTGACGCGACGCGAGTGAATGTGGTTTACGCCCTGCGGGGCATGTGGGGCGTGGCTCTGGCCTGGGCGATCGCCGTCCGCTGGGGCGGCAGCGAAGCGGATCATTCACCGCAGGTGATGCTGACGCGTCTGGCCGGTGCGGCGCTGCTGACCGCCGCGGTAGTGATGGTGGTCCGAGGCGGCTGA
- a CDS encoding response regulator, translated as MPDKKILYVDDEPQALKYFARLFEDRFDVVTAESVDAALEYLSVHADQISVVVTDQRMPEKSGVQLMEQIRFQYPNIARILLTAYSELELAIQSVNEGGAFRYLKKPLDEDEMIGTLLRAQEYHAVLDERDRLLREKLSVLHRLVVMDRIRGLATAATALEGRLNNTWQALVAYMQQSPVKQRIAMQMEEISSLNMIAIARREAEMMVRTVERILHDTVAPAAGVNSKLSLPAWLQDFVAQRQAAAQDEDVAIRLVEPLPAASLTTDAGLLTRLLEILLRRISDMQDQPTQIEIAASVQDDAVQISAKGCFGDLDSGQIASLFAAAIPLQKWPIGLDMDLLSAFMIAHHLGGTLTIEPTAPNGPGLRICVPRTPPAVHNNEIDPSWFDTVYDSLEQWENEMLDA; from the coding sequence ATGCCCGATAAAAAAATCCTCTACGTCGACGACGAACCGCAAGCGCTCAAGTACTTTGCCAGACTTTTCGAAGATCGCTTCGACGTAGTGACCGCCGAATCGGTGGATGCAGCTTTGGAATACCTGAGCGTCCATGCCGATCAGATCAGCGTGGTCGTGACCGACCAACGGATGCCGGAAAAGTCGGGCGTGCAATTGATGGAGCAGATCCGTTTTCAGTATCCCAATATCGCCCGCATCCTGCTGACCGCCTATAGCGAACTGGAATTGGCGATCCAGTCGGTCAATGAAGGCGGAGCCTTTCGATATCTGAAGAAACCGCTGGACGAAGACGAGATGATCGGCACCCTGCTGCGGGCGCAGGAGTACCACGCAGTGCTGGACGAACGCGATCGCTTGTTGCGTGAAAAATTAAGTGTGCTGCATCGATTGGTGGTCATGGATCGTATCCGTGGCCTGGCGACCGCCGCCACGGCGCTCGAGGGCCGACTGAACAATACCTGGCAAGCCCTGGTGGCCTACATGCAGCAGTCGCCGGTCAAGCAGCGGATCGCGATGCAGATGGAAGAGATCTCCAGTTTGAATATGATCGCCATCGCTCGACGCGAAGCGGAGATGATGGTCCGCACGGTGGAGAGGATCCTACACGACACGGTGGCTCCCGCCGCCGGCGTGAATAGCAAACTGTCCCTGCCCGCTTGGCTGCAGGACTTTGTGGCTCAGCGACAAGCCGCCGCTCAGGACGAAGACGTGGCGATCCGGTTGGTCGAACCGCTGCCCGCCGCCTCCCTAACCACCGACGCCGGGCTGTTGACGCGTCTGCTGGAAATTCTGCTGCGGCGGATCTCCGACATGCAAGACCAACCGACGCAGATCGAAATTGCGGCCAGCGTCCAGGACGATGCCGTGCAAATCTCCGCAAAAGGTTGCTTCGGCGACCTCGATAGCGGCCAAATCGCCTCCCTGTTTGCTGCCGCCATCCCGCTGCAGAAATGGCCCATCGGACTCGACATGGACCTGTTGTCCGCGTTCATGATCGCCCATCACCTGGGCGGTACGCTGACCATCGAGCCCACGGCGCCAAACGGTCCCGGACTGCGGATTTGTGTCCCCCGCACCCCGCCGGCCGTCCACAACAACGAAATCGATCCTTCCTGGTTCGACACCGTTTACGACTCGCTGGAGCAGTGGGAAAACGAAATGCTGGACGCTTAG
- a CDS encoding HDOD domain-containing protein — protein MRLFQAVEQSRWNLALPEGARQMMGLQGSPRAQRSWLQRWLQTEPKLGERVIRWSNSPLFNLSRQFSQLQQVLAVLGEQQTMRLALLASIRTRFLPNLRIQSYAREQLWRHSVAVGAVSGLVARVCNVPDHQTAFVAGALHDVGLLASERADPNAFANLLGELDALTDTAATERHRYGWDHQVLGAQLLRRWGFQQSICDVARFHHQAHRGAEAEDEQLLYCVVVADYLCSRCGWTELGLHNIAQPADSVFNKLGIDHACLTILWKQLYATLEHTRPFI, from the coding sequence ATGCGTCTGTTTCAGGCCGTGGAGCAGTCCCGATGGAACCTGGCTCTGCCGGAAGGAGCCAGGCAGATGATGGGGTTGCAGGGCAGCCCGCGTGCGCAACGAAGCTGGCTGCAACGCTGGCTGCAAACCGAACCCAAATTGGGGGAGCGGGTAATTCGCTGGAGCAACAGCCCCCTGTTCAACCTCTCCCGCCAATTCTCTCAGCTGCAACAGGTACTGGCCGTGCTGGGCGAGCAGCAAACGATGCGACTGGCCCTGCTGGCCAGTATCCGCACGCGGTTCCTTCCGAATCTTCGCATCCAAAGTTACGCCCGCGAACAGTTGTGGCGGCATTCGGTAGCCGTGGGAGCGGTGTCTGGCCTGGTAGCCCGGGTCTGCAACGTCCCCGACCACCAGACGGCATTTGTCGCCGGGGCGCTGCACGACGTGGGACTGCTGGCCAGTGAACGAGCCGACCCAAACGCTTTTGCGAACCTGCTCGGCGAACTCGACGCGCTGACCGATACGGCGGCCACCGAACGCCATCGCTATGGCTGGGACCACCAGGTGCTGGGCGCCCAACTGCTGCGGCGTTGGGGCTTCCAGCAGTCGATCTGTGACGTGGCCCGGTTTCATCATCAAGCCCATCGCGGGGCCGAAGCGGAGGACGAACAGCTGCTGTATTGTGTGGTGGTGGCCGACTACCTGTGCAGCCGCTGTGGTTGGACCGAACTGGGGCTGCACAACATCGCGCAGCCGGCGGATTCGGTATTCAATAAACTGGGCATCGATCACGCTTGCCTGACAATTCTCTGGAAGCAGCTGTATGCGACTCTGGAGCATACCCGGCCGTTCATCTAA
- a CDS encoding DUF1559 domain-containing protein: MYRRRRGFTLVELLVVIAIIGVLVGLLLPAVQAAREAARRMSCSNNFKQLGIAMHNYNDSFGRLPFATSCNINGAPPAGTGWTSNQRISWYHLILPFVEQESYYEQIKPLMESNSFPGGWAEATHIVPGFMCPSDPVHEKTTQQGFHGNYLPCHGSTHSGANGSTGQTNGILYPRSKTRLADIKDGTSNTVMMGEIRLQEDSIGASGPGNVVCGGTHDLRGRYHNTYHGNATFTTLRGPNPLVGDVAQYCNGTEKVPCRACSSGNNETHARSWHPGGAEIGLADGSVRFVAETIDQVIFQAAGTRNDGESLQLP; the protein is encoded by the coding sequence ATGTACAGAAGACGTCGAGGCTTCACATTGGTGGAATTATTGGTCGTAATCGCGATCATCGGGGTGTTGGTGGGGCTGCTGTTGCCGGCCGTGCAGGCGGCCCGTGAGGCGGCCAGGCGGATGAGCTGCAGCAATAATTTCAAGCAGTTGGGCATCGCCATGCACAACTACAACGACAGTTTTGGCCGGCTTCCCTTCGCCACTTCCTGCAATATCAACGGCGCCCCACCGGCCGGTACCGGCTGGACCAGCAATCAGCGGATTTCCTGGTACCACTTGATCCTCCCCTTCGTGGAACAGGAATCTTATTACGAACAGATCAAGCCGCTGATGGAATCGAACAGTTTTCCTGGGGGGTGGGCGGAAGCCACACACATCGTCCCGGGCTTCATGTGCCCTTCCGATCCGGTGCACGAAAAAACCACACAGCAAGGTTTTCATGGCAACTACCTTCCCTGCCATGGCTCCACCCATTCGGGAGCCAACGGCAGCACCGGGCAAACCAATGGCATCTTGTATCCTCGTTCGAAGACCAGGCTGGCGGATATCAAAGACGGCACCTCGAACACCGTCATGATGGGAGAAATCCGCTTGCAAGAGGACAGCATCGGCGCCTCCGGCCCAGGCAATGTCGTTTGCGGCGGAACCCATGACTTGCGAGGGCGGTACCACAACACCTATCACGGCAACGCCACCTTCACGACGCTCCGCGGCCCCAACCCCCTGGTCGGCGACGTGGCCCAGTATTGCAACGGCACCGAAAAGGTTCCCTGTCGGGCTTGCTCCAGCGGCAACAACGAAACGCATGCGCGTAGCTGGCACCCCGGTGGTGCGGAAATCGGCTTGGCCGACGGCTCGGTTCGGTTCGTCGCCGAGACCATCGATCAGGTGATTTTCCAAGCCGCCGGCACAAGGAACGACGGCGAGTCGCTGCAACTGCCGTAG
- a CDS encoding DUF1559 domain-containing protein has translation MRRRFQGFTLVELLVVIAIIGVLVGLLLPAVQAAREAARRMSCGNNLKQIGLAFQNYHDTYQTFPPSYVNLGGPEVRWGWGTMVLPFIEQQPLYDLIDPAKWGTNGGAAVHTPSPTNGLQTIIPSYRCPSDAGLGPNQLNPNFNAGGQKQGPSNYVVSEGVAAYNTSNHDAHNMAAITDGTSNTMLVAERDTFKQAGAVWPGRSRSTSSVGFRSVWRPNTEGVDVWNNPTCIRYVVSSEHPGGVQAVFCDGSVHFLAETIEAGEAPASQGCGNSGNLIDAFFPTNNFVYQKLYNMQDGQPVTIP, from the coding sequence ATGAGAAGGCGTTTTCAAGGTTTTACCTTGGTGGAATTGTTGGTCGTGATCGCGATCATCGGAGTGCTGGTGGGATTGTTGCTGCCGGCGGTTCAAGCGGCCCGCGAGGCGGCACGACGGATGAGCTGTGGCAACAATCTGAAACAGATCGGATTGGCCTTCCAAAACTACCACGACACCTACCAGACATTTCCGCCGAGTTATGTCAATTTGGGCGGCCCCGAAGTGCGTTGGGGCTGGGGCACAATGGTCCTGCCCTTTATCGAACAGCAGCCGCTGTACGACCTGATCGACCCGGCCAAATGGGGCACCAATGGCGGAGCGGCCGTGCACACGCCCTCGCCCACCAATGGCTTGCAAACCATCATTCCGTCCTACCGCTGTCCTTCCGATGCCGGTTTGGGCCCCAATCAGCTGAACCCCAATTTTAATGCCGGTGGCCAGAAACAGGGCCCGAGCAATTATGTGGTCAGCGAAGGCGTGGCGGCGTACAACACCAGCAATCACGACGCCCATAACATGGCGGCGATCACCGACGGCACCTCCAACACGATGCTGGTCGCCGAACGGGACACCTTCAAACAAGCCGGCGCAGTGTGGCCGGGTCGCTCGCGCAGTACCTCCTCGGTCGGCTTCCGTTCGGTCTGGCGTCCCAACACTGAAGGTGTCGACGTCTGGAACAACCCAACCTGCATCCGCTATGTGGTATCCAGCGAACATCCCGGTGGCGTCCAAGCCGTGTTCTGTGACGGTTCGGTGCACTTCCTGGCGGAAACGATCGAAGCCGGCGAGGCCCCCGCATCGCAGGGCTGTGGTAATTCGGGCAACCTGATCGATGCCTTCTTCCCAACCAACAACTTCGTCTACCAGAAGTTGTACAACATGCAAGACGGACAACCGGTAACGATCCCGTAA
- a CDS encoding ATP-binding protein — protein sequence MSKRHIDAADDLRVFWQQETAMRFARTRVALLLGACLMPLGLALDWQLHPEVLGPLLTIRLLTTTALLLGLGAIQRWRWLPIRPVSLGLLLVPALAIALMVLLAQGGGSLYFFGLILLMVFVQLLGFTAAESLTYCTITTLLYLLAVTLHSDGNGQPIDYLPLAAFFLVTTSVVCTVNCHLNQRNRLSTFLLNRSLDEKNHQLEQLDTQRMEFLANISHELRTPLAMVLAPLDDLLSERGNLSPATGSALALVRRNADRLKLLVDDLLDIVRLDHATFRLQLEEVDAREFLQEIIATVQVVAQQQQLSIDLYSDPAPMLLRLDVPRMERVLLNLLNNAIKFSPSGGRITLRLERRGDDAVISVSDQGPGVPAEYRERIFDRMFQAQANATPTKGLGLGLAISREIAQWHGGQIHMEQVQPHGSCFVVQIPLAAASERVSQATSLRWLPHTDTAAAMIRRQPVKDETTDETMTEPSSLPQLRSDDQPRHNESTCPDDQTCSNESTCECRGESPQADSETAPEVLIIDDEADLRTFLQSSLQPHFRTITASTAASGLESALRCVPRCILLDFMLPDDNGLRVLRKLRSAPTLRDTKIIMLTAHFDENVKLDALRLGADDFLSKPFGVTEMRARVSGLVRSSRLQADLRQERSSLKQSLEQLSQTKSQLFQSEKMRAVASLAAGLLHEINNPINFTAMAVKTLRRDLEKGRDPDETLTDIHDGIQRVADIITDLRTFAYPQEALLTKDFCIAEAVRTAFRFAAHDASYVILEADWEDLSTRHVHGSPSQITQVLLNLILNSTAALIQHREQSTRLPSEATPPTVRVSACLATSDQPDRLRLTIADNGPGIPAELQQQICDPFFTTSEPGKGLGLGLSICDTIVRGHGGTLMIESNDQGTEVSFDVALAQSSLQPETNHAR from the coding sequence ATGAGCAAGCGCCACATCGACGCCGCTGATGACCTGCGCGTCTTCTGGCAACAAGAGACGGCGATGCGGTTTGCGCGCACTCGCGTGGCTCTGTTGTTGGGCGCCTGCTTGATGCCGCTGGGTCTGGCCTTGGACTGGCAACTGCACCCCGAGGTGCTGGGGCCCCTCCTGACCATCCGGTTACTGACGACGACGGCGCTGCTGCTGGGTTTGGGCGCCATCCAGCGTTGGCGTTGGCTGCCGATTCGCCCGGTCAGCCTGGGCTTGCTGTTGGTCCCCGCACTGGCGATCGCCCTGATGGTGCTGCTGGCCCAAGGCGGCGGCTCGCTGTATTTCTTCGGTCTGATTTTGCTGATGGTCTTTGTCCAGCTGCTGGGCTTTACCGCCGCCGAATCGTTGACCTACTGTACCATTACCACGTTGCTGTACCTGCTGGCCGTGACGCTGCACTCCGATGGAAATGGGCAACCGATCGACTACCTTCCTCTGGCCGCCTTCTTCCTGGTCACCACCAGCGTGGTCTGCACGGTGAACTGTCATCTGAATCAACGCAACCGGCTCAGCACGTTCCTGCTTAATCGCAGCCTGGACGAAAAGAATCACCAACTGGAACAACTGGATACCCAGCGGATGGAGTTTCTGGCCAATATCAGCCACGAACTGCGGACGCCGCTGGCGATGGTCTTGGCACCGTTGGACGACCTGCTGTCTGAACGCGGCAACCTATCGCCGGCTACCGGGTCCGCATTGGCATTGGTGCGACGCAATGCCGATCGTTTAAAACTGTTGGTCGACGACCTGCTGGACATCGTACGACTGGACCACGCCACGTTTCGACTGCAACTGGAAGAAGTCGATGCTCGGGAATTCCTGCAAGAGATTATTGCCACGGTGCAAGTCGTTGCGCAGCAACAGCAATTGAGCATCGACCTGTACAGCGACCCCGCCCCAATGCTGCTCCGCCTGGACGTGCCACGAATGGAACGCGTCCTGCTGAACCTGTTGAATAACGCCATCAAGTTCTCGCCGTCGGGTGGGCGGATCACGCTCCGTCTCGAACGCCGCGGTGACGACGCGGTGATCTCGGTCAGCGACCAGGGGCCCGGCGTGCCCGCCGAATATCGCGAGCGAATATTCGATCGCATGTTTCAGGCCCAAGCCAACGCCACGCCGACCAAGGGGCTGGGTTTGGGTTTGGCCATCTCCCGCGAAATTGCTCAGTGGCACGGCGGCCAAATCCACATGGAACAGGTCCAACCTCACGGCAGTTGCTTCGTCGTTCAAATCCCCCTGGCCGCCGCCTCCGAACGGGTCTCCCAAGCGACCTCCCTCCGCTGGCTGCCCCACACCGACACCGCCGCCGCGATGATCCGTCGCCAGCCGGTGAAGGATGAAACGACGGATGAAACCATGACCGAACCGAGCTCCCTCCCCCAGCTCCGCTCCGATGACCAGCCCCGCCACAACGAGTCGACCTGCCCCGATGACCAGACCTGTTCCAACGAGTCGACGTGCGAGTGCCGCGGCGAGTCACCGCAGGCTGACAGCGAAACCGCCCCGGAGGTTTTGATTATCGATGACGAAGCGGATTTGCGAACCTTTTTGCAATCCTCGTTGCAACCGCATTTCCGCACCATCACGGCGTCGACGGCCGCCTCGGGACTGGAGTCGGCTTTGCGGTGCGTGCCGCGTTGCATCTTGCTGGACTTTATGTTGCCTGACGACAATGGGCTGCGGGTGCTCCGCAAACTCCGCAGCGCCCCCACACTGCGAGACACCAAAATCATCATGCTGACGGCGCACTTCGACGAGAACGTCAAGTTGGATGCGTTGCGGTTGGGCGCCGACGATTTTTTGTCGAAACCGTTTGGCGTCACCGAGATGCGAGCTCGCGTCAGCGGGCTGGTCCGCAGCTCTCGACTGCAGGCCGATCTGCGGCAGGAACGCTCCAGCTTAAAACAATCGCTGGAACAATTAAGCCAGACCAAGTCGCAGTTGTTCCAAAGTGAAAAGATGCGCGCGGTGGCCAGTTTGGCCGCCGGCCTGTTGCACGAGATCAACAATCCGATCAACTTTACCGCGATGGCGGTCAAGACGTTGCGGCGAGATTTGGAAAAAGGTCGCGACCCGGACGAGACACTGACCGATATCCATGATGGGATTCAACGGGTCGCCGATATCATCACCGACCTGCGAACCTTTGCGTATCCGCAAGAAGCCCTGCTGACCAAAGACTTTTGTATTGCCGAAGCGGTCCGCACCGCGTTTCGGTTCGCCGCTCACGATGCTTCCTACGTGATCCTGGAAGCCGACTGGGAGGACCTTTCCACGCGACATGTGCATGGTTCGCCCAGTCAGATCACGCAGGTGTTATTGAACCTCATCCTGAACTCAACAGCCGCCTTGATCCAACATCGTGAGCAAAGCACGCGGTTGCCGTCGGAGGCCACCCCGCCGACAGTCCGCGTGTCCGCCTGCCTCGCGACCAGCGATCAGCCGGATCGATTGCGGCTGACGATCGCCGACAACGGCCCGGGAATTCCGGCCGAACTGCAACAGCAAATCTGCGACCCCTTTTTCACCACCTCCGAACCTGGCAAGGGCCTGGGCCTGGGCCTAAGCATCTGCGACACCATCGTGCGTGGGCACGGAGGAACCTTAATGATCGAAAGCAACGACCAAGGCACCGAAGTGTCCTTTGATGTCGCCCTGGCCCAATCCAGCCTTCAACCTGAAACGAACCATGCCCGATAA